The Dickeya poaceiphila DNA window CTGGCAGTATGAACTGGATGAAAACGGTTTTGCCAAACGCGATGACACCCTGAGCCATCCGCGTTGCGTCTGGAACCTGTTGAAAGAGCATGTCAGCCGTTACACGCCGGATCTGGTGACGAATGTTTGCGGCACGCCAAAACAGGATTTTCTCACCATTTGTGATTTGCTGGCCTCAACCTGTGTGCCGGATCGCACCGCGACCATCATGTACGCATTGGGCTGGACGCAACACACCGCCGGTGCGCAGATGATCCGTACTGCGGGGATGATTCAGTTGCTGTTGGGCAACGTCGGCATGGCGGGGGGCGGCGTGAATGCATTGCGCGGTCATTCCAACATTCAGGGCTATACCGATCTGGGCTTGCTGTCGTTGAACCTGCCGGGCTACATGCCGTTGCCGTCGGAAAAACAGACCACGCTGAAAGACTATCTGGATCAGATCACCCCGAAAGCGTTGCTGGCGGATCAGGTCAACTACTGGAAGAACACACCTAAGTTTTTTATCAGCATGATGAAGAGCTTTTGGGGCGATAAGGCGCAAAAAGAGAACGACTGGGGTTACGACTGGTTGCCGAAATGGGACAAAAGCTACGATGCGCTGGCTTACTCCCGCATGATGCTGGATGGTAAGGTCAATGGCTACATCGTGCAGGGTTTCAACCCGATAGCCGCCTTTGCGGACTCCAATAAGGCGCGCGATGCGCTGGCGAAGCTGAAATATCTGGTGATCATCGACCCGCTGGCGACGGAAACCTCCAATTTCTGGCAGAACCACGGCGAACTGAATGATGTTGATCCCGCTAAGATTCAGACCGAGGTGTTCCGCCTGCCGTCCAGTTGTTTTGCTGAAGAAAACGGTTCCATCGTTAACTCTGGTCGTTGGTTGCAGTGGCACTATCAGGGCGCTGAGCCACCGGGTGAGGCTCGTCACGATGGCGTAATCATCGCGGGTCTGTTTCTGCGTCTGCGCGAGCTGTATGCCAAAGAAGGCGGCGCGAATCCGGCGCCTGTGCTCAATATGAGCTGGGATTACCAGCAGCCGGAAGATCCGTCCGCCGAAGAGATCACCAAAGAGGCCAATGGTCGCGCGCTGGCGGATCTGTTCGATGACAAAGGCAACCTGTTGCTGAAGAAAGGCCAACTGCTGCCTGACTTCTCTCTGTTGCGCGATGATGGCTCTACCGCCAGTTTTTGCTGGATTTACACCGGCTCGTGGACAGAGGCGGGCAACCAGATGGCGCGCCGCGACAACGCCGACCCGTCGGGCCTCGGTTGTACGCCGGGATGGGCCTGGTGCTGGCCACAGAACCGCCGAATTCTCTATAACCGCGCTTCGGCGGACGAGCAAGGTCGCCCGTGGGACCCGAAACGTGAGCTGATTCGCTGGAATGGTCAGAAGTGGACCGGCGTTGACGTGCCGGATTTTGCCGCCACTGTGCCACCGGGCAGTGCTGCCGGGCCGTTCATCATGCAGGCTGAGGGACTGGGCCGTCTGTTCGCCATCGACAAAATGGCGGAAGGTCCGTTCCCGGCGCATTACGAGCCAACCGAATCGCCGCTGAAAACTAACCCGGTGTACAGCAAGGCGCTAATCAACCCGGTCGCGCGCATTCTGGAAGCGGACCGCTCGCGTATGGGAACGGCGGAGGAGTTTCCGTTCGTCGCCACCACGTATTCGATTACCGAGTTGTTCCGCCACTGGACCAAGCACGCGCGACTTAACGCCATCGTTCAGCCGGAACAGTTTGTTGAAATCGGCGAAGGGCTGGCGAAGCTCAGGGGCATTCAGGCCGGCGATGTGGTGAAAGTCAGCAGCAAACGAGGCTATATCAAGGCGAAAGCGGTCGTCACCAAGCGTATCCGTACCCTGACGATTCAGGGCAAACCGGTGGAAACCATCGGCGTGCCTTGTCACTGGGGCTTTGAAGGCACCACCCAGAAAGGCTTTATGGCGAATATCCTGACGCCGCATGTCGGTGACGCCAACAGTCAGACGCCGGAATACAAGGCGTTTCTGGTCAATGTGGAAAAAGCGTAGTCGCGGAGAAACACTATGGCAATGCAATCACAAGATATCATCCGTCGCTCCGCGACCAACTCACTGACGCCGCCGCCGCAGGCCCGCAACCACAAAGAGCAGGTTGCCAAACTGATCGACGTCACTACCTGTATCGGCTGCAAAGCCTGTCAGGTGGCGTGCTCCGAGTGGAATGACATCCGCGATGACGTGGGGCACAACGTTGGTGTCTATGACAACCCGACCGATCTGAGCGCCAAATCCTGGACGGTGATGCGTTTCGCGGAGTTCGAGGAAAACGGCAAACTGGAGTGGCTGATCCGCAAGGACGGCTGTATGCACTGTGCCGATCCGGGCTGCCTGAAGGCGTGTCCGTCGGAAGGGGCGATTATCCAGTACGCCAACGGCATCGTCGATTTTCAGTCTGAACACTGCATCGGTTGCGGCTACTGTATTGCTGGCTGCCCGTTCAACGTGCCACGCATCAACAAGGACGACAACAAGGTGTACAAGTGCACCCTGTGTGTTGACCGGGTCGAAGTGGGTCAGGAACCGTCATGCGTGAAGACCTGCCCGACCGGCGCGATTCATTTCGGCACCAAGGACGAAATGAAAGTGTTGGCAACTGAGCGGGTGAAAGACCTGAACAGCCGGGGTTACAAGAACGCCGGTCTGTACGACCCGGCAGGGGTGGGCGGCACGCACGTGATGTACGTGCTGCACCACGCAGACAGGCCGGAGTTGTACAACGGCCTGCCGGCTAATCCGAGCATCAGCCCGGCAGTCACCTTCTGGAAAGGCATCTGGAAACCGTTGGCGGCCATCGGCTTTGCCGCCACCTTCGCGGCCAGCGTATTCCACTACGTGGGTATCGGCCCGAACCGGGTAGAAGAGGACGATGACGCGCACCATGAGGGCAAGCAGCATGAAAAAGAGTAATCGGATTCAGCGTTACAGCGCCCCTGAGCGCATTAATCACTGGATTGTGGCGTTCTGTTTTGTGTTCGCTGCACTGAGCGGGCTGGGGTTTTTCTTCCCGTCGCTCAACTGGCTGATGAATGTGCTGGGTACGCCGCAACTGGCGCGCATCCTGCACCCGTTTGTCGGGGTGGTGATGTTTGTCGCTTTCCTGCTGATGTTTTTACGCTACTGGAAACACAACCTGATTGAACGCAGCGATCTGGAGTGGGCGAAGAACATCCACAAGATCGCCCGTAACGAAGAAGTTGGCGATACCGGTCGTTATAACTTTGGTCAAAAGTGTGTGTTCTGGCTGGCGATTCTCTGCCTGCTGCTGTTGCTGGCGAGCGGGATTGTTGTCTGGCGGCCATACTTCGCGCCGTCATTCTCCATTCCGGTGATCCGCGCGGCTCTGGTGGTGCATTCGGTATCCGCTGTCGGGTTGATCCTAACCATCATGGTGCATGTGTACGCTGCGTTGTGGGTGAAGGGCACCATCACTGCGATGGTGGAGGGCTGGGTATCCAGCAGTTGGGCGAAGAAACATCATCCTCGCTGGTATCGTGAGCTGCAATCCAAAGGGCAGGATAAGCACTGATCCTCATTGCAAACCAGGTCAAGGAGAGGCGGCGTTGAGCCTCTCCTTGTCGTGCGTGCGATGAGGTAACAAAGAAACGATACCGTTTATCTTGCACGAAACACTTCCCTGATCAGACAAACTTACTCGTTCACAAAGCAACATGGCTGTTTGCCTACAGCCTAACTCACCTATTGACCAGTTTTGCCGGTAGCGCCACCACCAGCAGTGAGCTGAGTAGCAGGCAGAAAGCAAAGAACCACAGCGCGCCGCTACCGCTGCCGGTTAACTCCATCGCAAACCCCATGATTGAATTGCTGACCAGACCGGCGATATTCGCCAGCGAACAGGCCAGCGCGAATCCGGTGGCGGCGGCGGTGCCCGTGAGAAAGGTGGCCGGCAGGCTGAAGAACACCGGCACAGTACCGATGATGGCGGCCTGCGCCACCGAGAACAGCAACACCGTCATCACGATGTTTTGGGTGAAGAGGGTGCTGGCCGCCATCGCCGCCGCACCGAGCCAAAATGGCACGATGATGTGCCAGCGCCGTTCGCGCAACCGGTCAGAGCTGACGCCAAGCAGCACCATGCCCGCCAGAGCCGCGAGGCTGGGAACCGCCGTCAACAAACCAATCTGCCCAAGATCGGCCACGCCGGCCTTTTTAATGAAGGTCGGCAGCCAGAACCCCATGGCATAAGCGCACAGCAAAATTGAAAAGTCGATGCCGCCCAGCATCCAGACTTTCAGGTTCAGGAAGCCGTCACGAAAACGGTGCTTCAGATGAGGTGCTTCACGGGTATCTATCGCCAGATCGGCGTGTACCTGCGCTTTATCCGTCTCGCTCAGCCAGTGCGCCTGATCAACCGCTTCCGGCAGCAGCCAGAAGGTCAGCACGCCAAGCAGTACGCTTGGCAGGCCCTCCAGCAGGAACATCCATTGCCAGCCGTGCAACCCGTAAGCCAAATCAAAATACGACATGATCCAGCCTGACAGCGGGCCGCCCACTACGCTTGAGAGCGGCAGACCGATCATAAACAGTGAAATAATGCGCCCACGCCGCCAGGAGGGGAACCAGCGTGTCAGGTAGAACAGCACGCCGGGCAGAAAGCCGGCTTCCGCCGCGCCAAGTAAAAAACGCAGTACATAGAACTGGGTTGGCGTAGTGACGAACATTGTCCCGGCAGACAGCAACCCCCAACTGATCATGATGCGTGCAATCCATATGCGGGCGCCGACGCGTTGCAGAATCAGGTTGCTCGGCACTTCAAACAAGATGTAGCCGACGAAGAATAACCCGGCGCCCAGACCAAAGGCGACATCGTTGAGCGCCAACTGATTCGCCATCTGTAGTTTCGCCAGCCCGATATTGATGCGATCAAGATAAGCGGCGAGATAGCACAGGCACAAAAAGGGAATCAACCGCCAGGCAATTTTGCGGTAAACCCATTCAGCGCCCGATGTGGGATTGTGAGAATTCACTGCAGTCATGTATGTCGTTTCCAGCGTTAGACAGCGTTATTGTTATGCGCATCGGCGGCGTGTCTTCATCATGTGCATTCCGCCATACGAAATAAATGGAAGCTGCCTGGATACGCTCAGTATAGGACAGCCGCCCAATTGTGCGGTTGATGGCCGGTTGTGTCCATCCAGTTTGGCTGATGTTTTCTACGCCTGAGCACAGTTCGGAAAATCGCTCCTTATTGTAGGGAATAACCTGTTAACATGAGGGCATCAGAACGGGACCGGCGCCATAAGGGCGTGGCCTATTCAACATGGATAAACAGGAAATATCACCTGATGAGTATTCGTATTGTGCCGCAGGAGCAACTGGCCGACAGTGAGAAAACCTCAACCATCGGCGTCATTCCTCCTTTGCTGTTTGCTAACCTGAAAAGTCTGTACCGTGGCCGAGCTGAGCGCTTGCACCAGTTGGCGCAGGATCACCCGCTGGCGGATTACCTGCTGTTTGCCGCCGAGGTGGTAGAAGCACAGGAAAAAGTGCGCCATGACCACCCTCTGGAGAAGGATTTAACCGACGTGTTGCACCACAGCGCGGGTCGGTTACCGCTGGATGCCGCCACGCTGGCGCGCGATCCGCACTGGCATGTGTTGCTCAAGGCGTTGATTGAAGAACTCAAGGCTAATGCCAGCGGCCAGGTGCTTGCCACGCTGGAAAACCTGGAGAAAATGTCGGTTCAGCAGTGGGATGCGCTGGCAGACGCGCTGATCGCCCAGCAATTCACTGCGGAAAACAACGATAAAGCCCCGTTTGTCTGGGCCGCGTTGTCGTTGTACTGGGCGCAGATGGCCACGCAACTGCCGGGGCGTGCACAGGCCGAACAGGGAGAACATCGCCAATTCTGCCCGGTGTGCGGCAGTATGCCGGTTTCCGGTGTGGTGCAGATCGGCACCACCAGCGGTCTGCGTTATCTGCACTGCAACCTGTGTGAAACCGAATGGCATATGGTGCGCGTTAAGTGCAGCAATTGCGAACAGTCGGGCAAATTGCACTACTGGTCGCTGGATGATGAGAATGCGGCTATCAAAGTGGAAAGCTGCGACGATTGCGGTACTTATCTGAAGTTGCTGTATCAGGAGAAGGATCATCGGGTGGAAGCGGTGGCGGACGATTTGGCCTCGCTGGTGCTGGATGTAAAAATGGAAGAGGAAGGCTTTTCCCGCAGCAGTATCAACCCGTTCCTGTTCCCGGATAGTAGCCAGTAGAACCCGCTTGCTGAAACGGCGTTGGTTCTCAGGCACCAGCGCCGTTGTTATTTATTGAGGTGGTATTGCTTTCTTTTGATTCCAATCGATACCACAGAGTTTTTACAGCGTTCATTCATCTCTGATGTATCCGTCATGCTTTAGTTTATGCCCAGGGCGCACACGTCATTCGTGTTAAGCGTGACAAAACGCATACCATCAACTGAGGACACCTCACCATCGCCCCGGCATCCTGCCAATTCTAACGAGAACTGAGAATCAACCAGCCGCATATTGGTACTGATTGTATTAGATCAACGTCCCGCCCCATGAGTCAGGACTTTGTCAACAGTCTGATTACAGTCTTTGTTGACGTTTGCTATAAAAAGTGGCAGCGCTTCTAAAACCAAGTAACTATTAACCTTTCTTTGGCTTGGGAATTGAATCAGTGGAACGAGGTTTCAACGCAATGTTATCGCCCCGCAGCGCCTTTATGCGCTATCTGTGCACAGGCGGAATCAATACGCTGATTCACTGGAGCGTGTTTCTGATACTGACGGGCGTGTTTACCGTAGATCAAGCTGTAGCAAACCTGTCTGCATTCTGCGTGGCGGTCAGTTGCAGTTACGTCATCAACGCTCGCTGGACGTTTCGGGCTTCTGTATCTTTGGCCCGTTTTGGATTGTACGTCGGTTTTATGGCTGTTCTTGCCGGACTAACCGGGTATGCCGGACAGCACTTACGGTTTCCTGCACTGCTGACTCTGGTTCTGTTCTCCGCTGTCAGTTTAGTCTTTGGTTATCTTTATGCCCGATGCATTGTCTTCAGGGAGCCATCATCATGATGTTATCGGTAGTGGTCCCCATATTTAATGAAGAAAGCTGCATTATGCCTTTTTACCGCGCCTTGCGCGGGCTGAAGACGCTGGATTCATGTTGCATTGTGGAAATCGTCTTCGTTAACGACGGCAGTACGGATGCTTCCCGGAAAACCATTGAGGCGCTTCAGATGCGGGATGAACTTGTGGTGTTGGTGAATTTCAGCCGCAATTTCGGAAAAGAGTCCGCGTTGTTTGCGGGACTGGAATACGCGCAGGGAGATGCTGTCATCCCAATCGATGTGGATCTGCAGGACCCCGTTGAGCTTATACCTGAGCTGGTTGTCCGCTGGCAGGCTGGCGCTGATATTGTTCTGGCGAGGCGGTCTGATCGCACCAGTGACTCGTTTTTGAAACGAACTAGTGCCCGGCTTTATTATCAACTCCACAACGCATTGAGCCGGGACAAAATTGAAGAGAATGTCGGGGATTTCCGCCTGCTTTCCCGGCGCAGCGTGGAGCAGATCCTCAGCCTTCAGGAGCGGCTGCTGTTCATGAAAGGAATTATGTCCTGGGTTGGCGGTCGGGTTGACGTGGTTGAATATCAGCGGTCGCCACGGACGGCAGGAGCATCAAAGTTCAACGCGTGGAGGTTGTGGAACCTTGCGCTAGATGGCATTACTTCGTTTTCTACCTTCCCGCTTCGGGTATGGACCTATATTGGCATGTTGATCGCCGGGGGGGCGCTGGGGTATGGGGCCTGGGTCATTTTATCAAAACTCTTCTGGGGCAACGCCGTTCCTGGTTACGCCTCGCTAATGACTGTCATGTTGTTTCTCGGCGGGGTGCAGCTGATTGGAATAGGCGTACTTGGCGAATATGTGGGGCGGATCTTCCTGGAATCAAAAGGACGACCACGCTACATCATCGACAGCGTCACCGGCGGCAGGAGAGAAGCGGGTCAGCCGGGCCACCGCACGGCTTAAGATCGCCACACCCATGAAAATGACAGAAAGGAACCAGACGATGTTCGCTTCAATCTCTCCATCAATCGCGTCTCGTATGGCCTTCTTATACCGTCCTTTATCACGTTCTCAGGTTAGCCTTTTTTATGTTATTGCAGCGCTTATATTTATTTTGCCACTGCTGCTTAATAACTACCTTTATATCGACGATACGTGGCGAACCCTGAAGGCCAGTACCGGCTGGCAGGCCGAAGGGCGGATGGTTGCCAACCTTATAATCAATCTGCTGTCGGTTACGGCAGCGGAGCCTAACCTGTTTCCGCTCCCCTTGCTGGGTGCGGCGCTGATTATCGCTCTGACGCTAGCCCGTCTGGCTTTCTTCTGGTTCCGCGACCCGAACTTGATTGATTGCCTCACGCTGCTACCGCTGTGGTACAACCCGTTTTTCCTCCAGCTTCTGTCTTATCAATACGACTGCGTGACGGCGACGATAAGTCTTTCCGCTATGATTATGGCTATCACCTTCAGCAGACGAGCGACGTGGCTTCACTTTCTGGCATCTGGCGTGTGCGTGGCCGCCGCTCTCGGTATTTATCAGATTTCGCTGCATGTTTTTACCGGTCTCGCAGGGGCGTATCTGTTATATCAACTGTCCTGCCAGTGTTCACCTCAGCGCCTTCTCCGCCTGGTTCTGTTTTTTGTCGGTTCGCTGTTACTCGGCGGCATCCTGTACTTTTTGACCTTCTTTCAGATGATAACGCACGACCGCGGCGGCGTGGTCCTCCTTGGTCTCCCGGATCTTCTGTTTCGTTTTACCTATTATTACAGTCGGGTAGCTTTTTTTATCACCCCATTGAATGCCGCTATTTTCCTGCCTCTGGCAGTCATCTCACTCGTCGGGATGGTGCAAGGGGGCGTTATGGCGATAGTTGCCAGCAGCCGTGGCGGCAAACTGCTGACAACAGGGCTGTTGGTTCTCGCTCTGGCCGCTGTTATCCTCAGCCTGCCGGGGATTGGGCTGATAGTCGCGGATTATGAAGACAATGCCGGCGCTCGCATCCTGATGGGAGCAGGTCCACTGCTGGTTGTTTTGCTACTGTTTTTTCAGCGTGCTCTGCAGGTCGTAGACCGCAGGTTGTCCCTGCTTATGGTGCTTCCGCTGTGGGTTGTTCTCTCATTTTCCTTCAGCTACGGGAATGTGATGCACCAGAAGCAAATGAATGAGACGATGCTTCTTAACCTGCTTGTAGGTGATATCAATCAGCATGACTCCCTTTATCAAGCCGAAAAGATCTACATCGACAACGAGACAAACCAATACAGCAATCTGTTTCCTGTTAACTGTGCCGTACGTCAACTGCCGGCATTGGGGTACGTGTTTGAATCAAGATATGTGGTATTACCTGAGCAGCTCGAAATGTCAGGCATCCGTAACACTGCAATAGGGCGGGTCCCCCCTCCGCAAGATGCAGGGGTTCTTCTTAGGCGAAAATTCTGGACGATCTATACAGATGGCAAAAATGCATGGATTGTATTTAACCAGATCATGCCTGCGGACAATCCATGTTCCAACTAATCATCCGCTATTCATTTTGCCTTCACCATCATGCAAATAGCTTAGGTGTTATCGCCCGGCTACTTCCTCTTCAGGCTGCGTCCCATGCCTGTTGAGAACTGAACCCGTTCAGGGAAGCCCTCTTCACTATGCTAAAATAGGCTATGGTTTGTCTGGGTACAAAGGGTTTTGCATGGAGAATACCCTTCATGGTGGTATGACGGCATGGTTGCATCATATGCTGCGTGGAGAGAAGAGAGAATGGTAGCGGACCCTTCAACGACAATTCGTTTTCTGATGGCATCGCGCCAGTGTGAGCTGAACAGCCTGCGTGGTTTGCTGCAAAGCGGCGAACTGGTGGGGCGCATCAGCCAACTGGTGCACATGTTGCAGCGTGAACGGGGGACTTCCAACCTGTTCCTGTGTTCAGACGGGCGGTTGTGTGCCGATGAATTGTCGCAACGCGAGCAGGACGTGCAACAGGCCGAGGCGTTGTTTATGGCGCAACTGGATGATTTGGCACAACGTGCCGGGTCGCTGCCGCAGGCCAGTCGATTGTTCAGCCGTGCCGCCAGCGTGGTGTATACCCTGGGATTATTGCCGTCGATGCGTCAGCAGATGCATCAGCGCGTCTTACCGCAGTCAGACATGATGACGGTGTTTAATGACATTATCCGCCATCTGTTGACGCTGGTATTTGAAGTGTCGGATACCGCGGCAGAGCCGGTCATTGCCCGTGCATTGGTGGCGATGTTCAGTTTTATGCAAGGCAAGGAACTGGCCGGGCAGGAGCGGGCGGTCGGCGCTGCCGCATTTGCCGCTGGTGAGTTTCCGGTCAACGTTCAGCAAACATTGCTGGATTTGATTGATCGTCAGGAGCGTTGTTTCGATACCTTCGCCAATTTTGCCGATGACGTCAGCCGCGAGCGGTGGCAATCGCTGGTGACCGACCGGGAGTTTGAGCGGTTACGCCGCGTCGCCTGTACCCGGTTACCGGAGAACTTGCCGCCGGAAGGTGGTCTGCAATGGTTTGCGCTGGCGACGGCACGCATCGACGCCATGAAGCAGATCGAAGATCGACTGGCGCAGGTGCTGATGCAGCTGTGCCGCGACCGCATTGCCGCCGCCGAGCAAGCCTGTCTTGATCAGCAGGCGGATGTCGCCGGCCTGATGGCGGCACAGCAGGGGGAAGACCACAGCTATTCGGTGTTTATCGCTTGCCCGGAGATGGAACAGAACAGTGCCGGGCAAGGCGGCTGGCTTAATAGCGACGGTGTGCGGCCACAACTGGGGCGTTCGTTGTTGTCGCTGGTGCAGCAGCAGGCGCGACGCTTGCAGGCATTGGACCATGAACTGGCGGCGATGCGGGCGACGCTGGATGAACGTCGTCAAATTGACCGGGCCAAAGGGTTGCTGATGCAACATCGTGGATTGAGCGAGGAAGAGGCTTACAAAACCCTGCGACGTATGGCGATGAACCAGAACAAAAAGCTCATTGAGATTGCTACCGCCATGCTGGCGGTGGCGGATGTTTTTCAGGATGCCCCCTTGCGATAACCCGCCATAACACATGCGCCGGGCGTGTATAACGAGTGCACATAAAGCGCACATAAACTGCACGCAAAATGTGCGTAATGTGCCTGATAACAGTGCAGCCGCGAGCGGTGATTGTGCCACAATGCGCAAGTCCGCAAGGGCGACTGACTGGTTTTTCAATCCATCGGATATCCCAGCTGAATTGATCCAGCTCAATATTCGCTGTGCCTCTGGCGAGCAAAATAGCCGCATGGGGACACGTCGGCTATCCGACGCGGCATAGATGCTTCACTCAATAGGCTGTCAGATGACAGAAATATCTGGCAGGTTGGCACATCCCTTGCTTCATCTCCGGTAACAATTTACTGCGACTTTTCCGTGCTAATGGCGGTATGGAAAAGCGCTGGGCAAAGGCGTCCATAAGCGTGCGATTCTCGCATGGCTTATGGACGCCTTTTTGTTTTTGCCGCCGGAATGGCGGGTTGCCGAGGTGTCGTTGATGAGTGATTCCACAACCGATAACAAAACCAGTAACCAAACGCAGGGGTTTTCTCGTCGCCAGTTTCTGGTGGGCAGTGCCGCGCTGGGTGGCGCCATGTTGCTGCCGGGAATGATGAGCCGAGCCTGGGCGGCGGGTTCGGACGTTCCGGAGAAGAAAGAGGTGCGTGTCGGCTTTATTCCGCTGACTGCGCGTCGGTGGTGATGGCGTCGGTCAAAGGGTTTGACAAGAAATACGGCATCACCATTGTGCCGAGTAAGGAAGCGAGCTGGGCCGCGGTACGTGACAAGCTGGTGTCCGGCGAACTGGATGCCGCCCACGTACTCTATGGGTTGTTGTACGGCTTGCAGGCCGGTGCGTCAGGGCCGCAGCACGATATGGCGGCGTTGATGACCATCAACAATAACGGCCAGGCGATCACCCTGTCCAATACGTTGCGTGACGCGGGCGTGAACGATGCAGCCAGTCTGAAAAAGTTCATATCAGCCAGTCCGGCGGGAACGTATACCTTCGCCCAGACGTTTCCCACCGGTACTCATGCCATGTGGCTTTATTACTGGTTAGGGGCCGCTGGCATCAACCCGTTTGATGACGTGCGCACCGTGGTAGTCCCCCCACCGCAGATGGTGGTGAACATGAAGATCGGCAACATGAGCGGTTTCTGCGTCGGCGAACCCTGGAACCAACGTGCGATTACCGATGGCCTTGGGTTTACCGCCGTGACGTCGCAGGCGATCTGGCCGGATCATCCGGAGAAAGTGCTCGGCGCCAGCGCCGCCTGGGTGAACGCCAATCCCAACACCGCTCGTGCCTTAACCGCAGCGGTACTGGAAGCTTCGCGCTGGATAGACAGCTCAGACGATAACCGGCGCGAAACCGCCCGCGTGATCGCCGGTCGCGCCTACGTCAACACCCAGGAGGAGACGATTATCGGTCGTATGTTGGGGCAATACGACAACGGCGCCGGTAAACGCTGGCAGGATGCGCACGCCATGCGCTTCTACCATGACGGCGAAGTGAACTTTCCGTATCTGTCGGACGGCATGTGGTTCCTCACCCAACACAAACGCTGGGGTCTGCTGACGCAGCAGCCGGATTATCAGGCGGTGGCCCGTCAGGTCAACCGCATCGATATCTACAAACAGGCGGCCAGTGCGGTCGGCAACGTGCCGCTGCCGTCCGGTGAGATGCGCAGCAGCGTATTGATTGACGGTAAGCGGTGGGACGGCAGCGATCCTGCCGGTTATGCCAACAGCTTCAGCGTCAGCGTGAAAAAGTAACGGAGAGCGACCATGAAAACGCAAGCCCAGATTCTTTCTATCGTGCCGGATGCTGAGCCGGAAAACGCGAGCGCTGCCGATGCTGTTGTTATCACGCTGCCTGAAACGGCAGCCGTGCCGCCGCCTGATGAACCGATGGTGGCGATGCCGCGACCCGTCTGGCGGCAGCGTCTGAGTTACTGGCTGTCGCGGGTGCTGCCGGGTGGTATCGGCATGGTTTTGCTGCTGGCAATCTGGCAGATAGCGGCGTTGAGCAGCAAAGGTTTCCCGACGCCGTGGCAGACCTGGCAGGCGGCGCAGACCATTTTTGCCGACCCGTTTTACGTGGCCGGCCCTAACGATCAGGGTATTGGCTGGAACGTGCTGGCATCGCTCAAGCGTGTCGGCATCGGTTTCGGACTGGCGGCGCTGGTGGGTATTCCCGCCGGTTTCCTGATTGGTCGTTTCCGGTTTATCGCGGCGATGTTCAATCCGCTTATTTCGCTGTTGCGTCCGGTCAGCCCACTGGCGTGGCTGCCCATCGGCCTGCTGCTGTTTCAGCGCGCCGAGCCGGCATCCAGCTGGACCATTTTCATCTGCTCCATCTGGCCGATGATCCTCAACACCGCCGAAGGGGTGCGCCAGATTCCGCAGGATTACCTCAATGTGGCGCGGGTGCTGAAGCTGTCCGAATTCACCATCATGCGCAAAATCCTGCTGCCTGCGGTGCTGCCGAGCGTGCTGACTGGGGTTCGGCTGTCTATCGGCATCGCCTGGCTGGTGATAGTGGCGGCGGAAATGCTGACCGGCGGTATCGGCATCGGCTTTTGGATCTGGAACGAGTGGAA harbors:
- the fdnG gene encoding formate dehydrogenase-N subunit alpha is translated as MQVSRRQFFKICAGGMAGTTVTALGFSPSAALAETRQYKLLRAKETRNNCTYCSVGCGILMYSLGDGAKNANASIYHIEGDPDHPVSRGALCPKGAGLVDFIHSDQRLTYPEYRAPGSDKWQRISWEEAFERIARLMKKDRDANFVEKNAAGVTVNRWLTTGMLCSSAASNETGILDQKFSRALGMVGIDTQARLCHAPTVAALAPTFGRGAMTNNWVDIKNANIILVMGGNPAEAHPVGFKWAVEAKIHNGAKLIVVDPRFNRSAAVADLYSPIRAGSDITFLLGVVNYLLSHGKVQMQYVKAYTNASLVVRDDYHFDEGIFSGYDAKERKYDRTSWQYELDENGFAKRDDTLSHPRCVWNLLKEHVSRYTPDLVTNVCGTPKQDFLTICDLLASTCVPDRTATIMYALGWTQHTAGAQMIRTAGMIQLLLGNVGMAGGGVNALRGHSNIQGYTDLGLLSLNLPGYMPLPSEKQTTLKDYLDQITPKALLADQVNYWKNTPKFFISMMKSFWGDKAQKENDWGYDWLPKWDKSYDALAYSRMMLDGKVNGYIVQGFNPIAAFADSNKARDALAKLKYLVIIDPLATETSNFWQNHGELNDVDPAKIQTEVFRLPSSCFAEENGSIVNSGRWLQWHYQGAEPPGEARHDGVIIAGLFLRLRELYAKEGGANPAPVLNMSWDYQQPEDPSAEEITKEANGRALADLFDDKGNLLLKKGQLLPDFSLLRDDGSTASFCWIYTGSWTEAGNQMARRDNADPSGLGCTPGWAWCWPQNRRILYNRASADEQGRPWDPKRELIRWNGQKWTGVDVPDFAATVPPGSAAGPFIMQAEGLGRLFAIDKMAEGPFPAHYEPTESPLKTNPVYSKALINPVARILEADRSRMGTAEEFPFVATTYSITELFRHWTKHARLNAIVQPEQFVEIGEGLAKLRGIQAGDVVKVSSKRGYIKAKAVVTKRIRTLTIQGKPVETIGVPCHWGFEGTTQKGFMANILTPHVGDANSQTPEYKAFLVNVEKA
- the fdxH gene encoding formate dehydrogenase subunit beta; translated protein: MAMQSQDIIRRSATNSLTPPPQARNHKEQVAKLIDVTTCIGCKACQVACSEWNDIRDDVGHNVGVYDNPTDLSAKSWTVMRFAEFEENGKLEWLIRKDGCMHCADPGCLKACPSEGAIIQYANGIVDFQSEHCIGCGYCIAGCPFNVPRINKDDNKVYKCTLCVDRVEVGQEPSCVKTCPTGAIHFGTKDEMKVLATERVKDLNSRGYKNAGLYDPAGVGGTHVMYVLHHADRPELYNGLPANPSISPAVTFWKGIWKPLAAIGFAATFAASVFHYVGIGPNRVEEDDDAHHEGKQHEKE
- the fdoI gene encoding formate dehydrogenase cytochrome b556 subunit, whose protein sequence is MKKSNRIQRYSAPERINHWIVAFCFVFAALSGLGFFFPSLNWLMNVLGTPQLARILHPFVGVVMFVAFLLMFLRYWKHNLIERSDLEWAKNIHKIARNEEVGDTGRYNFGQKCVFWLAILCLLLLLASGIVVWRPYFAPSFSIPVIRAALVVHSVSAVGLILTIMVHVYAALWVKGTITAMVEGWVSSSWAKKHHPRWYRELQSKGQDKH
- a CDS encoding MFS transporter — translated: MTAVNSHNPTSGAEWVYRKIAWRLIPFLCLCYLAAYLDRINIGLAKLQMANQLALNDVAFGLGAGLFFVGYILFEVPSNLILQRVGARIWIARIMISWGLLSAGTMFVTTPTQFYVLRFLLGAAEAGFLPGVLFYLTRWFPSWRRGRIISLFMIGLPLSSVVGGPLSGWIMSYFDLAYGLHGWQWMFLLEGLPSVLLGVLTFWLLPEAVDQAHWLSETDKAQVHADLAIDTREAPHLKHRFRDGFLNLKVWMLGGIDFSILLCAYAMGFWLPTFIKKAGVADLGQIGLLTAVPSLAALAGMVLLGVSSDRLRERRWHIIVPFWLGAAAMAASTLFTQNIVMTVLLFSVAQAAIIGTVPVFFSLPATFLTGTAAATGFALACSLANIAGLVSNSIMGFAMELTGSGSGALWFFAFCLLLSSLLVVALPAKLVNR